GTACGTTGTTCATTCGTATCAAAAATAGCGGCGATTTCGTAATGTTCGTTGTTTAACGCTTGGTTAATAATCCTTTCGCCGACAACACCTGTGCCGATAATACCGATTGTTGTTTTTGTCATAGTGGTATTGCTCCTTTATTAGAGTATTCTGATAGTTAGTGTAGCATATTTTTCGGATTTCGGAATATAGTGGAGGGAGATTTTAGAAGTTTTGGAGCGAATAAAAACAGTGTAAAAAATAAATGCATGTCACATTAAGCATCGTTCATGTGAAATGATTGAAAATATGTTTTACTAATGGTAAGTTAACTCACTTATATAACTAATGAACTTGAATAAATTATACAAAAGATAAAAAAAATTTTCTGAAATGGGATTAGACTTAGAAGGAGTGGTGCACGGTGAAGGTAGTAATTATCGGAGGAGATGCGGCAGGAATGAGCGCGGCAATGGAAATTGTGCGCAATAATAAGGCTGCACAAATTTTAGTGTTAGAAAAGGGCGATGTCTATTCATACGGGCAATGTGGTTTGCCGTATGTCATTAACGGAAAAGTGCCACATACAGATGATTTAATCGCACGAGATGTTGAAGAGTTCCGTGCAAAATACGGAATTGATGCACGGATTTTTCATGAAGTTACGAATATTGATACGAAGTTAAAAAAGGTGAGTGGCATTGATGTGAATAGCCGTGAACCATTTGAATTTTTATACGATAAATTGTTAATTGCAACAGGGGCCTCACCAACAATTCCTCGGCTGGAAAATGCAGACTTACAGGGCATTCATACAGTGAAAACCATTCCACAAATGGAGGCATTAATGCGTGCATTACCTAGTGTGAAGCATGTGACAATTATTGGTGCGGGTTATATTGGCTTGGAAGTAGCAGAAACGGTTCGTGAGCGCGGGTTAGAGGTGCGTTTAATACATCGTGGGAAGCGTTTGATGTCAGCTTTAGATCCAAAGCTAGCGCAAATGGTGTTAGAGGAAGCACGGAAACATGGCATTGACGTATTACTAAATGAAACGACACTAGGTTTTAAAGGGGCAACGCATGTCGAAGGGGTACGCACGGCATCAGGTATTTATGAGACCGATTTAGTCATTGTCGCAACGGGGGTACGTCCAAATACGCAGTTTGCGAATGGCTTTGCGAAACTCGAAAACGGGGCATTAATTGTTAATGAACATATGGAAACATCTATTGAACATGTCTATGCAGCAGGCGATTGTGCAACCCATTATCACCGTATTAAGCGTCAGATGGATTACTTACCGCTAGGCTCTACAGCGAATAAGCAAGGACGTATTGCCGGTTTAAATATTGCTGGCTACATGCAAAAATATCAAGGCATTGTGGGCACATCGATTTTAAAATTTTTCAATTTGCAAATTGGAATGACGGGATTAACTAATGCAGATGCCGATCAACTGCATGTACTTGTAGAAGCGTATGAAATGGAAGTAAACGATATCGCAAGCTATTATCCGAATGTACGTCCGATGAAACTGCGCATGCTTGTAGAGCAGCAAAGTCGTCAGTTACTAGGCATGCAAGCGGTTGGGGAAAATGGGGTCGATAAGCGTATCGATGTATTTGCAACAGCGCTTTATAACGAAATGACATTTGAGGATTTACTACATTTGGACTTAGCATACGCACCACCATTTAGCGGTGTGTGGGATGCAATTATGCAAATGCCGAAGCGATACGGTAAAAAATAATAAA
This portion of the Solibacillus daqui genome encodes:
- a CDS encoding FAD-dependent oxidoreductase, with product MKVVIIGGDAAGMSAAMEIVRNNKAAQILVLEKGDVYSYGQCGLPYVINGKVPHTDDLIARDVEEFRAKYGIDARIFHEVTNIDTKLKKVSGIDVNSREPFEFLYDKLLIATGASPTIPRLENADLQGIHTVKTIPQMEALMRALPSVKHVTIIGAGYIGLEVAETVRERGLEVRLIHRGKRLMSALDPKLAQMVLEEARKHGIDVLLNETTLGFKGATHVEGVRTASGIYETDLVIVATGVRPNTQFANGFAKLENGALIVNEHMETSIEHVYAAGDCATHYHRIKRQMDYLPLGSTANKQGRIAGLNIAGYMQKYQGIVGTSILKFFNLQIGMTGLTNADADQLHVLVEAYEMEVNDIASYYPNVRPMKLRMLVEQQSRQLLGMQAVGENGVDKRIDVFATALYNEMTFEDLLHLDLAYAPPFSGVWDAIMQMPKRYGKK